In the Haloferax marinisediminis genome, AAATCGAGAAGACCGACCTCACCGAGGGTCAACGCGTCTGGTTGGAAGCGCCCTCGTGGCGGGTAGTAGCCCGACGCTTCCAACACTGCACTGACGACAGCCTGTTGCTCGGCACGGATATCCATCACCGATTCGACCGAGTCGATGCCGTGGGACGCACAGTAGACGCCCTCTATCTCCCAGCTAAAGTCCTCGTAACACGACAGTGCAACCGTCACGCGATCACCTGACACCAGCGTGGTATCAGGACACTGGCGACACCCAACCGTTGCTGTCCCAAAATCTTGCGTGACGTAGAGGCTCTCGACGACGAGGCCAGTGAACTGTTCGACGAGGTCGCATTGCATGGTGGTGTGTTCTCCTACCGTGTCTGTGGGACTGAGAAGAGATATATCAGCGTAGTTGTGTGGATTGCTGGGCTCTCGTCCGAAGTCTGACCCACGGACCGTATGTTACCGTGGCTTACTGATGCGCTGTCTGAACAGCCAGTCGGAGAGGTCGAGGCGGCGACGTGGGCCTTCCCCGTCTGGGAAGCGATTCTCGGTTTGACCGTAGTTGATGAGGGTGACGAGGAACACGCCACCAATCGTGTTTCCGAGCAGAACCGGAACGGCAAACTCCCATAGCCCGGTCGTGAGCGCGACGTTTCCCGTAAACACGAGGTAGAACACGTCGGCAGAGCTCACGACGATGTGGTAGAGCCCGGATGCTGGAATCGCGTAGATGACGAGATAGATGAGCACCACCCGAGAGATGGAGTCCCGAACGGCGTGTTCGAGCCAGACGAGACCAGCGACGAGCCACCCCGCGAACATCGCTTTGAACACGAGGTCCCACCACGGCGTCTCGATACCCTGAATTCCGATTCCAACAGCTGCGTCGGCAGCGGCGGGTGAGAACACGCCCGTCGAGGCGAGGACGAACGTCCCGATGAGCGCACCAGTGAGGTTCCCAGCGAGCACACTCACCCACACTCGGAGCAACGACGGAATGCTCGCGACGCGAGTCAACACGAGCGTCACCGGGGTCAGCGTGTTTTCTGTGTAGAGCTGGTAGCGACCCATGATGATGTAGACGAATCCGAGCGGGTAGAGAAGGGGTGCGAGGAGTCCGGTCGCATCGTTCGGGAACGCTGCTCTCCCGGTCGCGTACAGGAAGAACGTGAGCGTAATCGCGAACCCCGCAGCGAGACCACTCAGATACAGCTTGAGCGTTTCAGACTCGACTTCTTCGTCCGCCGTCGCGACGACGCGCTGGAAGATTTCGTCTGTCGAAAACCGGTCACCGACTGCCTCACCGGCAGCAGGCGCGCCACTCCGTGCTCGGTCGGGTCGTGTCCCACCGTCGGTGCCGTTCGCCGACTGCTGCGGAGGAAGACTCATCCACTGCCCTCCCGGTTGACCGATTCTGCGCTCGTCACCGTCTCCGATTCGACTGCCTCACGCTCGGTCGTCAGTTCATCGTGTCGCGCCCACGCGTACTGCGCGAGTCGGTAGAGGATGTAGCTGAACAGCGCGAACGCGACGAGTTCGACGACGTACAACTCCACGAGTTCGAGCGGGGTGAGTTGTTCGACGATAGCACTTTGGGTCGCACTCAGGACGGCGAAGGCGAGTATCAGTGTCACCGCGGGCATCGTCACGAGAGTGAGACCGAAGGCGAGTGCCCAGACCCGGTCGTCTTCGATTCGTTTTCCTACCATGAGTTCACCCCACCGGACCGGGTAGGTGGCGTTTCGTGGCGTTGATGGGTAGACGGTCGGTCGTATCCATAGCCGTACTCTGTTCCCGAGTGAGCATAAACTAGTACTATTTTTTACCGGTATGGTAATATACTGCCGAGATAGTACCAATATGTGATTGAAATGGAGGTGTACGTTCGGTATCTGGTCGAAAACTGCAGGAAGGGTGGCAGGCCGTGAGTTCGCTCTTCCAGCCCACTGCACCGAGTGGACTCGGGAACGCAGCTATCGGCTCCCGAATCGCGACAGCACTCGTCGCATTCGCCTTCTACATCTTTCTCGGCGACCCAACAGATTGGTTCGATATAGTGACCGGTGCCATCAGTGCTGTTGTCGTCGCCATCGTCATGGGACGCGTCGTCTTCGAGCGACCACCGACAGTCCAAACGCTAGGAACGATTGCTCGCGCACTGGTGTTCCTTCCCTACTTGCTGTTCGCAGTCGTGCGGGCAAATCTCTCACTCGCTGCCGTGCTTTTGGACCCACGGCTCCCAATCGACCCGACCGTCGTCCGTCTTCCCGCACCGGAGGGACGGCTCGCGACGGCCCTCTTGGCGAACAGCATCACACTGACACCGGGAACGCTCACCGTCGACATCGACGGTGACTCCCTCGTCGTCCACACACTTACTCACGAGACTCGTGAGGAACTCCTCACAGGCGAACTCGTACGTGCTGTCAACTTCGTCGTCGGCCACGGCACTGTAGAGGCAGAGAACGCAGCCCTCGACGTCTCTCCCTCACAGACGCAGGAGCGGGCGCGATGACGTCTGTCCTTCTTTCGAACGGGTTGCTCGTCGGCGCAGCAGCCCTCGGGCTCGTGAGTATCGCCCTCCTCTGGCGTGTCGTCGTTGGTCCGACGACTGCGGACCGCGTCATCGCCGTGAACGTCATCGGGACGAGCGTCGTCGTTATCATCGCACTGCTCGGTGTGGCCCTTGGAGAGGTCGGGTTCCTCGACGTCGCACTCGTCTACGGACTGTTGAACTTCCTCCTCTCGCTTGGCCTCGCACGGCTCTCTCTCGATGGCGGTGAGACGCGGTGACGCCCTTCGACGTGTTCGTCCTCACACTCGTCGCAGGGAGCGTCGCGTTCTCTCTCATCACGCTCGTCGGGTTCGTCCGACTTCCGGATGTGTTCGCCCGAGCACACGCCGCATCGAAGGCAGAGACGTTGGGTGCATTGTTGGGGCTTGGCGCTGCAGCACTCGCGCTCGACGATGGACAGGCGACCCTCAAGGTGGGTGTTCTCGCACTGTTCGTCCTCGTGACAGGGCCGACTGCCGCCCACGCAATCGTTCGCGCTGCGGTGCGTTCGGGTGAGAAACCGTGGTCTCGGACTGATTCATCCAGCGAAAAGACGAGAGCATCCACCCACACCGCAACGGGAGGTGAGAAGTGAGATGACCACTGAGTTAATCGCCACCGTACTCCTCTCGCTCGTCGTCGTTGCCGCAGTCGTTGCTGCACTCGCACGGGGTATTCTCACGACTCTCGCGGCGTTCGGAGCCTACAGCCTCGGCCTGTCCGTCGTGTGGCTCGTCTTCCGTGCCCCCGACGTTGCACTCACCGAAGCTGCCGTCGGCGCGGGTGTGACGACTGCGCTGTTCCTCGTCGTCGTCGCTCGAACCGTTGGGTTTGGTCCAACCCTATCTCCTTCGCAACCCATAGGCGGGGAGAATTATTCAGATAATTACAGTGATGCAAACGACGTAGATTCCCGAGTTGCGGTCGATACTTCGGAGACTGCAACTGGCGCACGTGATTCGAGTGGTCCACGAAACCTGACCCGTGGAGCGACAGTGGTGTCTCGAGTCAGGAATGTCGGACGTCTATCGGTTGTGGTGGCGGGCATCGTAACCGGTGGGTTACTCCTGACGGTTCCCGCCCTCCCCGTCGTCGGAGCAGCGGACACTCCCGGTTTCGGGGCGGTGACTGAGTACTATCTTGCCGACTCTGCCGCACGTGACATCGACAACGTCGTTACCGCGATTCTCGTCGTCTACCGTGGGTTCGACACGTTCGGTGAAATCGCGGTGGTGTTCACCGCAGTCGTCGCTGTTGTCGCGGTCCTGCGACAGGGAGGAGCGGAATGACGAACCGGACGGCGACGACGATGACGACGGACAGTCCAGTCGTGACGGTGACTGTCCGATTCATCGCGACGTTCGTTCTAACGTTCGCTCTGTTTACCCTGTTTCACGGCACGTCGTCTGTCGGTGGCGGATTCCAGGGCGGAGTCATCGCTGCGGCCGCCGTCATCATCCTCGCCTTCGGAGTCGGGATTGAGAAGACCACCGCGTGGCTCTCACCGCGCTGGCTTCTCATACTCGTCGCTGCGGGCCCCCTCGCGTTCGTACTGGTCGCGTTTAGTGGCATCCTCGCGGGCGGGTCGTTCCTCCAGTTCGACGTGCTTCCCATCCCCAAACCTTCAGTCTACGCGACGGAGTTCATCGAACTCGGGATCGGAGCGACTGTCGCTGGTGTCGTCATCAGCCTGTTCGTCCGCCTATCCGGGGGTGTCGACAATGACTGACCTCGTCATGATATTTAGCTCTCGGGTCGCATACGTCGCGTTCGTTCTACTGGTCGGCGTCGGTGTGTTCGTCCTCGTCGACTCCGACAACCTCCTGAAGAAGGTCGTCGGGCTGAATCTCTTCCAGACGGGCGTGTTCTTGTTTTTCATCACGAGTGCGTACCGTAGCGATGGGAGTGCGCCACTCCTTTCGGGAACTGGTCCGGTAGTCAACCCCCTCCCACACGTCCTCATCCTGACGGCCATCGTCGTCGGTGTGAGTGTCACGGCGGTCGCGCTGGCGCTCCTCGTCCGGGTGTACAACGAGTACGAAACCCTCGACGAGAGCGTTCTCGAGGAGGCTCACCAGTC is a window encoding:
- a CDS encoding formate/nitrite transporter family protein → MSLPPQQSANGTDGGTRPDRARSGAPAAGEAVGDRFSTDEIFQRVVATADEEVESETLKLYLSGLAAGFAITLTFFLYATGRAAFPNDATGLLAPLLYPLGFVYIIMGRYQLYTENTLTPVTLVLTRVASIPSLLRVWVSVLAGNLTGALIGTFVLASTGVFSPAAADAAVGIGIQGIETPWWDLVFKAMFAGWLVAGLVWLEHAVRDSISRVVLIYLVIYAIPASGLYHIVVSSADVFYLVFTGNVALTTGLWEFAVPVLLGNTIGGVFLVTLINYGQTENRFPDGEGPRRRLDLSDWLFRQRISKPR
- a CDS encoding Na+/H+ antiporter subunit E, encoding MSSLFQPTAPSGLGNAAIGSRIATALVAFAFYIFLGDPTDWFDIVTGAISAVVVAIVMGRVVFERPPTVQTLGTIARALVFLPYLLFAVVRANLSLAAVLLDPRLPIDPTVVRLPAPEGRLATALLANSITLTPGTLTVDIDGDSLVVHTLTHETREELLTGELVRAVNFVVGHGTVEAENAALDVSPSQTQERAR
- a CDS encoding monovalent cation/H+ antiporter complex subunit F translates to MTSVLLSNGLLVGAAALGLVSIALLWRVVVGPTTADRVIAVNVIGTSVVVIIALLGVALGEVGFLDVALVYGLLNFLLSLGLARLSLDGGETR
- the mnhG gene encoding monovalent cation/H(+) antiporter subunit G, with the translated sequence MTPFDVFVLTLVAGSVAFSLITLVGFVRLPDVFARAHAASKAETLGALLGLGAAALALDDGQATLKVGVLALFVLVTGPTAAHAIVRAAVRSGEKPWSRTDSSSEKTRASTHTATGGEK
- the mbhE gene encoding hydrogen gas-evolving membrane-bound hydrogenase subunit E; this translates as MTTELIATVLLSLVVVAAVVAALARGILTTLAAFGAYSLGLSVVWLVFRAPDVALTEAAVGAGVTTALFLVVVARTVGFGPTLSPSQPIGGENYSDNYSDANDVDSRVAVDTSETATGARDSSGPRNLTRGATVVSRVRNVGRLSVVVAGIVTGGLLLTVPALPVVGAADTPGFGAVTEYYLADSAARDIDNVVTAILVVYRGFDTFGEIAVVFTAVVAVVAVLRQGGAE
- a CDS encoding MnhB domain-containing protein produces the protein MTNRTATTMTTDSPVVTVTVRFIATFVLTFALFTLFHGTSSVGGGFQGGVIAAAAVIILAFGVGIEKTTAWLSPRWLLILVAAGPLAFVLVAFSGILAGGSFLQFDVLPIPKPSVYATEFIELGIGATVAGVVISLFVRLSGGVDND
- a CDS encoding cation:proton antiporter subunit C, which translates into the protein MTDLVMIFSSRVAYVAFVLLVGVGVFVLVDSDNLLKKVVGLNLFQTGVFLFFITSAYRSDGSAPLLSGTGPVVNPLPHVLILTAIVVGVSVTAVALALLVRVYNEYETLDESVLEEAHQS